From the Natrarchaeobaculum aegyptiacum genome, one window contains:
- a CDS encoding sugar phosphate nucleotidyltransferase, whose protein sequence is MTESDVPAVVLAAGEGRRLEPLTNRRPKPMVPVANRPILEHVLESVVDAGIDRIVLVVGYQQERIRNYFGDGDDWGVNIEYVEQASQLGTAHAIEQARERVDGPFVVLNGDQIVDADLVERVRDELLATGEPVLSVTRSESASEYGIVTLEGETVTEIEEKPQVSTTAELINAGVYGFEPSIFDAIGETPTRDGELAITTTLEGLVEEESMRAVRYGGRWLDVSHLWDLLDVNAAQVDQDGGSSGRELAPSDSVLGQDVSTGPNATIGGATAIGDNVTIEANAVVSNAVVLPDAVVEAGAVVRNSIVGENARVGANATLTGDGATMVVDGEVHEGIALGAVVGDNAVVGAGVTAEPGTVLGDGAVVDAGATVGGRIEPDAVVRRG, encoded by the coding sequence ATGACCGAGAGCGACGTGCCGGCTGTCGTCCTCGCGGCCGGCGAAGGTCGCCGGCTCGAGCCACTGACGAACCGGCGACCGAAACCGATGGTTCCAGTCGCGAACCGACCGATCCTTGAACACGTCCTCGAGTCGGTCGTCGACGCCGGTATCGACCGGATCGTCCTCGTCGTCGGCTACCAGCAAGAACGCATTCGGAACTACTTCGGGGACGGTGACGACTGGGGCGTTAACATCGAGTACGTCGAGCAAGCGTCGCAACTGGGGACTGCACACGCGATCGAACAGGCACGAGAACGCGTCGACGGACCGTTCGTGGTGCTCAACGGCGACCAGATCGTCGACGCCGACCTCGTCGAACGCGTCCGGGACGAACTGCTGGCAACCGGCGAACCGGTCCTGTCTGTCACGCGCTCCGAATCGGCGAGCGAGTACGGAATCGTCACCCTCGAGGGCGAGACGGTGACCGAAATCGAAGAGAAGCCACAGGTGTCGACGACCGCCGAACTCATCAACGCCGGCGTCTACGGCTTCGAGCCCTCGATCTTCGACGCGATCGGCGAGACGCCGACACGAGACGGTGAACTCGCGATCACGACGACGCTCGAGGGCCTCGTCGAGGAGGAGTCGATGCGAGCGGTCAGGTACGGCGGTCGCTGGCTCGACGTCTCCCACCTCTGGGATCTGCTCGACGTGAACGCCGCACAGGTCGACCAGGACGGTGGCTCGAGCGGTCGAGAGTTGGCCCCGAGTGATAGCGTGCTCGGCCAGGACGTCTCGACTGGGCCGAACGCGACGATCGGCGGCGCGACGGCCATCGGTGACAACGTCACGATCGAGGCGAACGCCGTGGTTTCGAACGCCGTGGTTCTCCCCGACGCCGTCGTGGAAGCGGGTGCGGTCGTCCGAAACTCGATCGTCGGCGAGAACGCCCGGGTCGGGGCGAACGCCACGCTCACCGGCGATGGCGCGACGATGGTCGTCGACGGCGAGGTCCACGAGGGCATCGCCCTCGGAGCCGTGGTCGGTGACAACGCCGTCGTCGGGGCAGGGGTAACGGCCGAACCGGGAACCGTGCTCGGCGACGGCGCAGTCGTCGACGCGGGGGCAACCGTCGGCGGTCGGATCGAACCGGATGCGGTCGTCAGGAGGGGCTAA